From a region of the Asterias amurensis chromosome 2, ASM3211899v1 genome:
- the LOC139934117 gene encoding uncharacterized protein: MEYAPLAWMGASTVHLSALDKIQRRACRLIGLGPEEQLRHNLSSLSHRRNVAAASCLYRMQCPTLLKSLVPPVRQPAARLTRQSLLLNRYALHSPVPQGMTAARTLRSFDRAFLPAAVKIWNSLPSSVISDITTQGMQSFKCRVNKYFK; encoded by the coding sequence ATGGAGTACGCACCTCTAGCCTGGATGGGAGCTAGCACAGTCCACCTTTCGGCTCTTGATAAAATCCAAAGGAGAGCATGTCGCCTGATAGGATTAGGCCCGGAAGAGCAACTGAGGCATAATCTTAGCAGTTTATCCCATCGAAGAAATGTTGCAGCAGCCTCCTGTTTATATAGGATGCAGTGCCCCACCTTGCTGAAATCGCTAGTCCCACCTGTAAGGCAACCTGCAGCTCGACTGACCAGGCAATCTTTGCTACTCAACAGATATGCTCTACACTCCCCGGTCCCTCAGGGTATGACTGCAGCAAGAACTCTTAGAAGTTTTGACAGGGCTTTTCTTCCTGCAGCTGTGAAGATCTGGAACAGCCTACCATCATCGGTTATCTCAGACATTACTACCCAGGGCATGCAGTCATTCAAATGTAGAGTAAATAAATACTTTAAGTAA